The Bartonella birtlesii IBS 325 genome has a window encoding:
- a CDS encoding DEAD/DEAH box helicase produces the protein MYIKKENVFIKLGLPTLLVKNLLVAGMNKPKPIQEQAIPMILKGHDILGIAQTGSGKTLAFGLPILSQILALGDKRYPKTARALILAPTRELAVQIDKTVRMVARGTHLSTCLVFGGVSRLKQIKHMAAGVDILIATPGRLRDLIREKCVDLSQSRFLVLDEADRMLDMGFIHDVRQIARLLHQDCQTALFSATMPKEITALVKCLLKDPVKIEVSPQGTTATEITQKLYCVPTREKKNVLSKLLTNPAFSSVIVFTRTKHGADAVTRSLIKIGYLVATIHGNKSQSARQSALKAFREGTVRILVATDIVARGIDIPGISHVINYDLPDEAESYVHRIGRTGRNGVLGEALTLFDEGVESARLRAVERLIRIRLVREVVPEQFSAFPVKPVMPEDEKKENDKKLGFKKAKSQKKFLNCKDETKQLQGKNSISQNERHKRAKAAKRAKLFRFRKSVRKAA, from the coding sequence TTGTATATCAAAAAAGAAAATGTTTTTATAAAGTTAGGTTTGCCCACTCTTTTGGTTAAAAACTTACTCGTTGCTGGGATGAATAAACCTAAGCCTATACAAGAGCAAGCTATTCCAATGATATTGAAAGGGCACGATATTTTGGGAATTGCTCAGACGGGCTCTGGGAAGACTTTGGCATTTGGTTTACCTATTTTGAGTCAGATTTTGGCGTTGGGTGATAAACGTTATCCTAAAACTGCACGTGCTTTGATTTTAGCACCTACGCGTGAGCTTGCTGTTCAGATTGATAAAACAGTTCGTATGGTTGCTAGAGGAACGCATCTTTCAACATGTCTTGTTTTTGGTGGGGTATCGCGTTTGAAACAAATTAAACACATGGCAGCAGGTGTAGATATTTTGATAGCAACACCAGGTCGTTTGAGAGATCTTATTCGTGAAAAATGTGTTGATCTTTCACAATCTCGTTTTTTAGTTCTAGATGAAGCAGATCGTATGTTAGATATGGGCTTTATTCATGATGTACGACAAATTGCCAGGCTGTTACATCAAGACTGTCAGACAGCACTTTTTTCTGCGACGATGCCGAAAGAAATTACGGCACTTGTAAAGTGTCTGCTCAAAGATCCAGTTAAAATAGAGGTTTCTCCTCAAGGAACGACAGCTACAGAAATCACGCAAAAGTTATATTGTGTCCCTACACGTGAAAAAAAGAATGTTTTAAGTAAACTTTTGACAAATCCGGCTTTTTCTTCTGTTATTGTTTTTACCCGAACCAAACACGGTGCTGATGCTGTCACGCGGAGTTTAATAAAGATAGGGTATTTAGTTGCGACGATTCATGGAAATAAATCACAGAGTGCTCGCCAGTCTGCTTTAAAAGCTTTTCGTGAAGGAACAGTACGGATTCTTGTGGCGACAGATATAGTAGCACGCGGTATTGATATACCAGGAATAAGCCATGTTATTAATTATGATTTACCAGATGAAGCTGAAAGTTATGTACATCGGATTGGTCGTACTGGGCGCAATGGGGTGCTTGGTGAGGCACTCACACTTTTTGATGAAGGAGTAGAAAGTGCACGTTTGCGTGCTGTAGAGCGCTTAATTCGTATACGATTAGTGCGTGAGGTTGTTCCAGAACAATTTTCTGCATTTCCAGTCAAACCAGTTATGCCAGAAGATGAAAAAAAAGAAAATGATAAGAAACTTGGTTTCAAGAAGGCTAAAAGTCAAAAGAAATTTTTAAATTGTAAAGATGAAACTAAACAGCTACAGGGGAAGAATTCTATATCTCAAAATGAAAGGCATAAAAGAGCAAAAGCAGCAAAGCGTGCAAAGCTTTTTCGTTTTCGCAAGTCCGTGAGGAAGGCAGCTTAA
- a CDS encoding tyrosine-type recombinase/integrase, protein MPKPRPPHLVKQITQHGKIVWYVRIGHGKRIRIRGTYGTQEFVDNYKSALAELQGIIPPKPKVGKLIEGSFAWLLKQYFNSVHWHSLAKATKGQRELILMKVCDAIGNIPYREIKKAHITAGVERRKERPTAAHNFLKALNGLFNWAIDQELLENNPTVGVKRPAYNNKDGFAVWAEEDVEKYYKKWALGTHERVWIDVLLYTGLRRGDAVRIGWKDVKDNIIHLKTEKSKFQTDVFLPILPELAETLKIGPIGNETFICGKNGNKLVKESFGNLFREACNVAGIKKSAHGLRKLAATRAANSGATVSQLKAIFGWTEDKMASLYTKSADRKRLAIEAIKKLQKNEG, encoded by the coding sequence ATGCCAAAACCACGCCCCCCTCATCTTGTCAAACAAATTACTCAACATGGCAAAATTGTATGGTATGTACGCATTGGTCATGGCAAACGCATTAGAATTCGCGGGACCTATGGAACGCAAGAGTTTGTTGATAACTACAAAAGCGCACTTGCCGAGTTACAAGGCATCATCCCCCCAAAACCTAAAGTAGGTAAACTTATTGAAGGGTCATTTGCATGGCTGCTTAAACAGTATTTTAACAGCGTTCATTGGCATAGCCTTGCTAAAGCTACGAAAGGACAAAGAGAACTTATCCTTATGAAGGTATGTGATGCTATAGGAAACATTCCATACAGAGAAATAAAAAAAGCACATATTACAGCAGGAGTTGAACGCCGCAAAGAAAGACCAACAGCTGCTCACAATTTTCTAAAAGCACTTAATGGTCTTTTTAATTGGGCAATTGATCAAGAGCTTTTAGAAAACAATCCAACAGTAGGAGTAAAAAGACCAGCTTACAACAACAAAGATGGATTTGCTGTTTGGGCAGAAGAAGATGTTGAGAAATATTATAAAAAATGGGCTCTAGGAACGCATGAACGCGTCTGGATTGATGTCCTTCTTTACACGGGTTTACGTCGTGGTGATGCGGTACGAATTGGCTGGAAAGACGTCAAAGATAATATCATTCATCTCAAGACAGAGAAAAGCAAATTCCAAACAGATGTTTTTCTGCCAATTTTGCCTGAATTAGCAGAAACCCTTAAAATTGGTCCTATTGGAAATGAAACATTTATTTGCGGGAAAAATGGAAATAAGCTCGTTAAAGAAAGTTTTGGCAACCTTTTTCGTGAGGCTTGTAACGTAGCGGGAATCAAAAAATCAGCACATGGCTTAAGAAAATTAGCAGCAACACGCGCCGCTAATTCAGGTGCAACAGTTTCACAACTCAAAGCAATCTTTGGATGGACAGAAGATAAAATGGCATCTCTCTACACAAAGAGCGCAGATCGTAAAAGGTTAGCTATAGAGGCGATAAAAAAACTACAAAAAAATGAGGGATAA
- the ilvA gene encoding threonine ammonia-lyase IlvA, with the protein MSKFIQDVTKAMKALHHVFAETPLQRNDFLSQKYDAEIYLKREDLTPVRSYKIRGAFNFVSEMLDKISPDAVFVCASAGNHAQGVSFVCRYFERKGMIFMPVTTPQQKIDKTRIFGKEFVDIRLVGETFDQCYAAAQSFVMESGGVMAPPFDDIRIITGQATVLCEAVLQWKKLNGESEPDLIIVPVGGGGLASGVSKFLQECGWKTELRFAEPQRAASLRACLEGGKRIKLENIDTFVDGAAVAEIGALNYAILNQFSPDSVITIPENRVCSTMVEMLNVEGVVLEPAGALSIDALNSIPPEELKGKKILLIISGGNFDFERLPDIKERSLRFQGLRKYFIFSFPQHPGALRSFLATLSPDDDIVRFEYLKKSARNFGSVLIAIETKKYNNFCLLKEKFQALGWRYRDITDDQTLFDFVI; encoded by the coding sequence ATGAGTAAATTTATTCAAGACGTAACTAAAGCGATGAAAGCTTTGCATCATGTGTTTGCTGAAACACCACTTCAAAGAAATGATTTTCTTAGTCAAAAATATGATGCAGAAATTTATTTAAAACGTGAAGATTTAACGCCGGTGCGATCTTATAAAATTCGTGGTGCTTTCAATTTTGTTTCAGAAATGCTGGATAAGATATCTCCAGATGCAGTATTCGTTTGTGCTTCAGCGGGGAATCATGCGCAAGGTGTCTCTTTTGTTTGTCGCTATTTTGAGCGTAAAGGTATGATTTTTATGCCTGTGACGACGCCACAACAAAAAATTGATAAGACGCGTATTTTTGGCAAAGAATTTGTGGATATCCGTTTGGTTGGTGAGACGTTTGATCAATGTTATGCAGCTGCGCAATCTTTCGTTATGGAAAGTGGGGGGGTGATGGCTCCGCCTTTTGATGATATTCGTATTATTACCGGCCAAGCGACAGTTTTGTGTGAGGCTGTGTTGCAATGGAAAAAACTCAATGGAGAAAGTGAACCAGATTTAATTATTGTACCTGTAGGCGGTGGTGGTTTGGCTAGTGGTGTTAGTAAGTTTTTACAAGAATGTGGTTGGAAAACGGAACTTCGTTTTGCTGAACCTCAGAGAGCTGCAAGTTTGCGTGCTTGTTTAGAGGGTGGAAAACGTATCAAACTTGAAAATATCGATACATTTGTTGATGGTGCTGCAGTGGCTGAAATTGGTGCATTAAATTATGCAATATTGAATCAATTTTCGCCTGATTCTGTTATTACAATTCCTGAAAATCGTGTTTGTTCTACAATGGTTGAAATGCTTAATGTTGAAGGGGTGGTGCTTGAACCAGCTGGTGCTTTGTCTATCGATGCTCTTAATAGTATTCCCCCCGAGGAATTGAAAGGTAAAAAAATCCTTTTAATTATTTCAGGTGGTAATTTCGATTTTGAGCGTTTGCCAGATATTAAGGAGCGTTCTCTGCGTTTTCAAGGCTTGAGAAAATATTTTATTTTTAGTTTTCCGCAACATCCTGGTGCGTTACGTAGTTTTCTTGCCACATTATCACCGGATGATGATATCGTGCGCTTTGAGTATCTTAAAAAATCAGCAAGAAATTTTGGCTCTGTGTTAATTGCAATTGAAACAAAAAAATATAATAACTTTTGTCTTTTAAAGGAAAAATTTCAAGCTTTAGGCTGGCGCTATCGTGATATTACCGATGATCAAACATTGTTTGATTTTGTTATTTGA
- a CDS encoding lambda exonuclease family protein: MEQRTAEWFQARLGKVTASNIYNILSKTAKGLPTSKYEDYKIKLITERLTGETSPYYETEDMRWGIEHEDDALREYGFIYDANIIKCGFIEHPTMEMAGASPDGLIGEDGLIEVKCPRSVTHMRFCISDEIKPEYHAQMQFQMACTGRKWCDFVSFDPRFAGESFHLRMKVKRVLRDDQQIEQINQAVEAFLAEIDQDMKQILARAA, from the coding sequence ATGGAACAAAGAACAGCAGAATGGTTTCAAGCACGCTTGGGTAAAGTCACCGCATCAAACATTTACAACATACTCAGTAAAACAGCAAAAGGATTGCCTACGAGCAAATATGAAGACTACAAAATCAAACTCATAACAGAGCGCTTAACAGGCGAAACAAGCCCCTATTATGAAACTGAAGATATGAGATGGGGCATTGAACATGAAGATGATGCCTTGAGAGAATATGGCTTCATTTATGATGCCAATATAATAAAATGCGGCTTTATAGAACACCCCACAATGGAAATGGCGGGGGCTAGCCCTGATGGTCTCATTGGAGAAGACGGTTTAATCGAAGTCAAATGCCCGAGATCAGTAACACATATGCGCTTTTGTATAAGTGACGAAATCAAACCAGAATATCACGCACAAATGCAATTCCAAATGGCTTGTACAGGACGAAAGTGGTGTGATTTTGTAAGCTTTGATCCACGTTTTGCTGGTGAATCCTTTCACTTGCGCATGAAAGTCAAGCGTGTTCTCCGTGATGATCAACAAATTGAACAGATCAATCAAGCTGTTGAAGCCTTTTTAGCGGAAATAGATCAAGACATGAAGCAGATCTTGGCAAGAGCTGCTTAA
- the bet gene encoding phage recombination protein Bet, whose protein sequence is MKNSTLLKEIARKYGFSAEEFQTTIIKTCIGDKNASVITDAEFAIFLFVAKTYGLNPLTKEIYVFPKKGGGMIPVVSIDGWIKIIKSNPNFDGMTFQDQLDKDGNLIAIKCAIRLKGIKDPIEVTEYLKECEQEKSEAWKKYPARMLRHKATIQCARYAFGFSGIYEEDEAARIHEANHNVQTKLVSYDVLTQIKQLINITQTEEEKVLDYAKVDRLEDLPDEIAQRILDILQKRKNEKEQSFLQQKQIEAPIQDAEYIHVQDIEYAPQEQRTAV, encoded by the coding sequence ATGAAAAATTCCACTCTTTTAAAAGAAATAGCAAGAAAATATGGATTTTCTGCTGAAGAATTTCAAACCACAATCATAAAAACTTGTATTGGAGATAAAAATGCTAGTGTCATCACTGATGCGGAATTTGCTATTTTTCTTTTTGTTGCCAAAACTTATGGACTTAATCCTTTAACTAAAGAAATTTATGTATTTCCTAAAAAAGGCGGCGGCATGATCCCTGTTGTTTCTATCGACGGTTGGATAAAGATCATCAAATCAAATCCTAACTTTGATGGCATGACCTTTCAAGATCAACTCGATAAGGATGGGAATCTCATTGCTATCAAATGTGCTATTCGTCTCAAAGGAATTAAGGATCCTATCGAAGTCACCGAATATCTCAAAGAATGCGAACAAGAAAAAAGTGAAGCATGGAAAAAATATCCAGCACGCATGCTACGTCACAAAGCCACTATACAATGTGCTCGCTATGCTTTCGGATTTTCTGGTATTTATGAAGAAGATGAAGCCGCACGTATCCATGAAGCAAACCATAACGTACAAACGAAGTTAGTTTCTTATGATGTGCTTACGCAAATCAAACAATTAATAAACATCACTCAAACAGAAGAGGAAAAAGTGCTTGATTATGCAAAAGTCGATAGGCTTGAAGATCTTCCTGATGAAATAGCACAAAGGATTTTGGATATTTTGCAAAAGAGAAAGAATGAAAAAGAACAATCTTTCCTACAACAAAAGCAAATAGAGGCGCCTATACAAGATGCCGAATATATTCACGTCCAAGATATAGAATATGCACCACAAGAACAAAGAACGGCGGTGTGA